From the Lolium rigidum isolate FL_2022 chromosome 2, APGP_CSIRO_Lrig_0.1, whole genome shotgun sequence genome, one window contains:
- the LOC124691787 gene encoding serine/threonine-protein kinase STY13-like produces MAEGARFHGMIGGGGRKEMQGNQFDGFHNMPYYHKIDEGSHMSVDSTDNYNLSNYAGGSVTMMSVGGDSSVASNESRTVILKHPGLRDAPTASYSVGSSVFRPNRVAAHTLNEDALARVLMDPNHPTEILSKYQQWAIDLGRLDMGVPFAQGAFGKLYRGTYIGEDVAIKLLEKPDNDTERAQSLEQQFVQEVMMLSTLRHPNIVRFIGACRKSIVWCIVTEYAKGGSVRQFLARRQNKLVPLRLAVKQALDVARGMAYVHALGFIHRDLKSDNLLIAADRSIKIADFGVARIEVKTEGMTPETGTYRWMAPEMIQHRPYDHKVDVYSFGIVLWELITGMLPFTNMTAVQAAFAVVNKGARPVIPQDCLPCLSHIMMRCWDANPEVRPPFTEIVSMLENAEVEVMSHVRKGRFRCCVAEPMTTD; encoded by the exons ATGGCTGAGGGGGCAAGGTTTCATGGCATGATTGGCGGTGGGGGCAGAAAGGAGATGCAAGGAAACCAGTTCGACGGCTTCCACAACATGCCCTACTATCACAAGATCGACgaaggctcccacatgtcggtggACAGCACCGACAACTACAACCTGTCCAACTACGCCGGTGGTTCCGTCACCATGATGTCGGTGGGTGGCGACAGCAGCGTGGCCTCAAACGAGTCCCGCACGGTCATACTCAAGCACCCGGGCCTCCGTGATGCCCCGACCGCGAGCTACTCGGTCGGCAGTAGCGTCTTCCGCCCCAACCGTGTGGCCGCGCACACGCTCAACGAGGATGCCTTGGCTAGGGTCTTGATGGACCCGAACCATCCGACGGAGATACTCAGCAAGTACCAGCAGTGGGCCATTGATCTGGGGAGGTTGGACATGGGGGTTCCTTTTGCGCAAGGGGCCTTTGGGAAGCTGTACAGGGGGACATACATTGGCGAGGATGTTGCCATTAAGCTGCTGGAGAAGCCTGACAACGACACAGAGAGAGCGCAATCATTGGAACAGCAGTTTGTGCAAGAAGTTATGATGTTGTCCACGCTGAGGCACCCGAACATTGTAAGGTTCATAGGGGCTTGCAGGAAGTCAATCGTGTGGTGCATTGTTACTGAGTATGCAAAAGGTGGCTCAGTCCGGCAGTTCCTGGCAAGAAGGCAGAACAAGCTGGTACCTTTGAGGCTGGCTGTCAAACAAGCGTTGGATGTAGCTCGGGGAATGGCCTATGTGCATGCCTTGGGATTTATACACAGGGATCTAAAGTCAGATAATCTTCTGATTGCAGCAGACAGGTCCATTAAGATTGCCGACTTTggagttgctcgtatcgaagtgaAAACAGAGGGGATGACACCAGAGACAGGAACCTACCGCTGGATGGCACC ggaaatGATTCAGCATCGACCTTACGATCATAAAGTTGATGTCTACAGCTTCGGGATCGTCCTGTGGGAGCTTATAACTGGCATGCTTCCTTTCACAAACATGACAGCAGTTCAGGCTGCTTTTGCTGTCGTAAACAAGGGTGCTCGTCCTGTGATCCCACAAGATTGCCTACCTTGCCTGAGCCACATCATGATGCGCTGCTGGGACGCGAACCCTGAGGTCCGCCCACCATTTACTGAGATCGTCAGCATGCTCGAGAACGCGGAGGTGGAGGTCATGAGCCATGTCCGTAAAGGACGCTTCCGCTGCTGTGTCGCTGAACCCATGACCACCGACTGA
- the LOC124686524 gene encoding squamosa promoter-binding-like protein 4: MELTASKPTPSSSPHLLWDWADAAAPGSSGEAAGRRGKEKRAKVTVGEEGSGGGGGGGNARCQVEGCGVELRAAKEYHRKHRVCEAHTKSPRVVVAGQERRFCQQCSRFHPLTEFDLKKRSCRRRLSDHNARRRKQQPDAFSFAPARLPSSLIFDDRRQISFVWDKAPLSHVRPFAISPWNSPSDFKLPQVKEIREVSINGQVHLDKSRLPHAVPTLSHDIDGLLSMKGPDSSLSASKLGGAPDLQRALSLLSASSCGLPDPVLQASCLVQFTGASQNSRGLPPSHGGSSASASFVEGHQPMAPSSQLVRFTLDGTSNGYESTFFGLNQMN, encoded by the exons ATGGAGTTGACGGCCTCGAAGCCCACCCCGTCCTCCTCGCCTCACCTCCTCTGGGACTGGGCCGACGCCGCCGCTCCGGGCTCTTCGGGCGAGGCAgcagggaggcgcgggaaggagaaGCGGGCCAAGGTGACGGTGGGGGAGGAgggaagcggcggaggaggaggtggaggaaacgcaaggtgcCAGGTGGAGGGCTGCGGCGTCGAGCTCCGCGCCGCGAAGGAGTACCACCGGAAGCACCGCGTCTGCGAGGCCCACACCAAGTCTccccgcgtcgtcgtcgccggccagGAGCGCCGCTTCTGCCAGCAGTGCAGCCG GTTCCATCCACTGACGGAGTTTGACCTGAAGAAGAGGAGCTGCCGGAGGCGACTGTCGGATCACAATGCTCGGCGCCGGAAGCAACAGCCAGATGCATTCTCCTTTGCACCGGCAAGGCTGCCATCATCGTTGATATTTG ATGATAGACGGCAAATAAGTTTTGTTTGGGACAAAGCTCCGCTTAGCCATGTAAGGCCGTTTGCCATTTCTCCATGGAACAGCCCGTCTGACTTCAAGCTCCCACAAGTAAAGGAAATAAGAGAAGTATCAATCAATGGACAAGTCCATCTGGATAAATCTCGTCTACCTCATGCTGTTCCAACACTGAGTCATGACATAGATGGGCTATTATCAATGAAAG GTCCGGACTCATCTTTATCTGCTTCAAAATTAGGTGGAGCACCGGATCTTCAGCGTGCTCTCTCTCTTCTGTCAGCTAGTTCTTGTGGATTACCTGATCCTGTACTGCAAGCATCTTGCCTCGTCCAGTTCACCGGTGCCAGCCAAAACAGCAGGGGCCTGCctccatcacatggagggagctcTGCGTCGGCGTCCTTCGTTGAAGGGCACCAGCCTATGGCGCCGTCGTCTCAGCTTGTCCGTTTTACCTTAGACGGCACCAGCAATGGCTACGAGTCCACTTTCTTCGGTCTAAACCAGATGAATTGA